In the Ictidomys tridecemlineatus isolate mIctTri1 chromosome 10, mIctTri1.hap1, whole genome shotgun sequence genome, TCCTCATCCCAAGGACCTGCTAAAGTCCAAGAAACATCATATTCAAATGATAATCAGATTATATTACAGATTCCTTCTTCAAAAGGAATTAAAgatattaaagttaaaaatattaaattgacaaATGTTAGGAGTAAGCTTGGCCATGAAATGAAAAATCTTAACAGTCATAAAATTGCCAAAGATGAAAAATCTAAAGTTGAAGGCCAGGCAAAGGAAAAGAAGTGGCCTCATTTACTGGCTCAGAGGGAGAAGATGAAAGAACTGAATAAAAAATTTAGAGAGAATTCTGAAAAACCTGTCTTGGAGAAATGCCAGAAAAATCCGTTTTCTCAGGATTGTAATTCCAACAGGATAATTAAGGAACCTTTTGAATCTAGAAGGAAAATCAGCTTCAAAATCCCAAGAAAATCTTGTAATACTCTCCAGAGGCTGGTAGAagaaaatgtctttaattttGAATCTAATAAGTCAAAGACTAAACAAGAGGGAAAAGGTGGCCTGGGAACCTCAGGGGTTTCATTAAATTTGGCCAGGCACAAAACTGAACACTTATTTTCAGATTCTTCTTGTAAGCATGAGTGGAAAGGAAAGCATCATCATCAGCGTCAAGAAAGTAAAGATTCAGTTTCCAAGGAACTATTTACCCAGGTAATGCAGTACAAAATGAGGAATTTagatttagcaaaaaaaaaaaaaaaacaaacacacaaatatatatatacatatatagagagggggtggggagagagtgACAGTATgtcaggatttatttatttttattactgatgATAATTAGAGGCCTGATTTAAATTTAGTCTGAAGGTTATGTGTTGGTTTCTTACTTCAGTTTCTTAATTACAGCTTCCTTAGGAAGGTAACCTCGCATGTATAGGGATCTATAATAAACGGGAATGTGTAAACGTGTGAAGAACAGTTACCAATAGTTCTTTGAATAAAGCATTGATAACAGTCTtttaggctctttttttttttttccttctcaggtATTAATATTCTGAAGAGCTGATTTCTTTAACAAATTGTGTTTTCAGTGCCACTCTATGCCAGGCACTACAGTAAAAATAGCCTGTGAAATGTACATAATCTCTGTTTTCAGAGACTTATTCATGGAAGGAGACAATTTCTTTAAATGTGATAAGTAAAGTACTTATCACTTAATGTTGTAATACACAGCCTTGCAGGGGGATGATGTTTAAGCTGAGAACCAAAGAATGTTGGAGTTATTCAGGTGCAGATGAAGAGGGATCCAATGGAGAAGCAGGAATGTTGGAGGCCAAGGGAACTCCCATAAGCAGAAATTGAGGCTAAAAACTAGGCACATTATTTTGCTTCTAGATTGTATAATAGAGTGACATTTGTGGACTATGTTGAGAAGCACTCTATAGCTTTGTTTCTGTGACAGGTAAAATCCCTTAACGTTAAGGGAATTTTTAGAACTTTGGAACATCAGAACTTTAGAACTTAATAAATTCTGATATTTAGTAACTGCTTCTAAGTAGGGTGGTCAAACCTGCCTACTTTTAGATGTTAGGTAGTAAGATTCTTATGAAAAATGTAGGGATTATGCCTGTGCAGTagcacatgtttgtaatcccagcagtttgagaggctgaggcaggaggatcctgaatttaaagccagcctcagcaaaagcaaggtgctaagcaactcagtgagaccctgtctctaaataaacacaaaatagggctggtcatgtgactcagtggttgaaagcccttaaattcaatccccagtacctccaccCCAAAGATGTAGGGATTATAACCAAGTAGGCATAAGAGCTTGAGAGTGTGTTAAAAAGAACTTGAAGAGGCTCAGAAAGGGAAAGAATTGAGTTTATTCTTTTTACTGCTTTTGTAAAGGAAAAGAACCTCCAGTTTATCTTCTCGTGTTATAGCCAGTTCTGTAGAGTTAAGAAGTGAAGGGAACTTGAAATTGTCAGTATACTCAGTAATCTTCATTGATCAACATCAGTGATCAACATGCTTGTTCCCCATGTGCTATACATCTAAGGAATAGTATGAATAATCTCCGTAGtgcattttatagtttcttttcttttcttttttttttttttggaacccaggagttcttaaccactgagccatgtccccagacctttttatttttattttgagacagggtcttgctaagttgctcagggccttgcgaAGTTgcagagcctggctttgaacttgggattctcctgcttcaacccgTTGAGCCATTGGGATTTCAAGCATGAGCCAGCATGCCTGGTTTATAGTTTATTTTGAtctttatgtaaaattattacaCAAACCAAAAGAGGCATATAGCATGAATATTAACTTTTAAGGGAAGTAATTTTTGCAATTCTACTTTCCACTTATCAGAATTAAAACTATTAATTGTTGCTGTAATAACATTATTTGACTTAAGAGTTGTTTAGATATCGAAGCAAATAAATATTGTCCTTATCTTGAGTATATTATCTTTAGCATATCATTGACAGGAGATAatactgtgttttgttttgttatgttttactAAGTAATTCCTTATAGCTACTTATTTTCCTGAAATGAGTGTACTTTATAAGGAACCAGTTGTATTTTTCTGGATGTATTAATCCTGTTAATgatcttattttgcttttgtaaatagaaaataacttattttgtttcttaggTTTTATAATCCTTTGATATAAACCCCTATCAGTTTACTAACCTCCTTCCACCATTGCAAATtaagatttatgtttttttatgttgCTTTTGAAAACAGCATTCCATTTAATCATTATAAGTCTGTGAGGTAGGAATTCATTAGTTTATCAAACATTAATTAAAGGAACTTATTATGTGTCAGATACTTCTTTTTGTGGTAGTGATTTGAGAAGTGAGTAAGAGAATCTTTGCCCTCAGAATATTCTCAGGGGGACAGATTGGTAAACAAATATAATTGCACTGCAATGAAGAAAATATCAGTCTTAAGAATTGGATGTGTTGTTACAATATAAATCTCTAGGTGGGTTAAGGAAGAGCTCACTAAAGTAGAGATTCCTAAGTTACTTCTTCAAAGATATGTAGAGGGAGGAATAGAAGTTCTGACCAGCCATGTAGAGGGCCATTGTGTATAATGGCACAGAATTGGCAAGGTATATGGATGCTTAGGTTGTTTATTATGACTAGAGTCATGGTGTGTAGAGAATATATAGAAGAAAAAGGTAGATGGGAAGCCAGGGCCCAGACAGTGAATGCTTTTGTGTCTCATTGGAAACActggaattttattttgtgtccTGTGGATGGAAGAGAGCCACTGAAAGGTAATCAGGGGCAATCAGGGATAGTTAGGGTgtgaatatgaggtgtccaccaaaagcttCTGCGTTAgtacaggaatattcagaagtgaaatgattacattatgagagctgtaacataATCAGTCTgtcctagtttaaatggactaGGTGGGTGGTAAACTTTtggtaggtggggtgtggctggaggaggtaggtcattgggtgTGTGCTGGGGAAGGGTTCATCTCTTCGGCCCCtgcccctttccctttctctctgcttcctggctgtcatgaggtgagcagtgcTCCTCTGCCATATCCTTCTGTCTTGATGTTCTACTTCACCCTGAGagcagagcaatggagttgggtcgccatggactgaacctctgaaactgtgagccaaaataaactttttcttctctaagttgttcttgctgggtaatttggtcacagtgaagaaaaaCTGACTTAACACACACATTTTCTATTTAGAAGCATTTTGGTAGATAAAACTATTATCTTCATTAAATCCATTCCCTTTTGTTATCCCTAGGAAAGGCTTTATCTCGATCCCTGTATTTAATAAAGCGTGGTAGGGAGAGGCAATCATTTGAATGATCACCAAGACTTTGATTTGTAATGGAAAGGAAATTATCAGGAATAGTTGACATCAACTTTTCTGGATTGATAGAAAATTCACTGAAGTCACTACAAGTGTCCTGTGGTCAAAGGGAAGTCAGGGTTGTAGCGGCTTAAAGTAGAAAACAGGAAGACTTAGAATGTCAAGAGTTACAGGATATTTTGACAGCAGTCTAGCTTGCTTGGCACTActtaatttaagaaaattagaaagacCTCTCATAAGATTTAACGTGAAATGgtgaagatatttaaaattctatgatTATGGAATAGTAAAGCAATAATGAGCCTGTGTGTGTCATGGGGTCATGTCATGTGAAGTTTGATGTTGGATAGTTAGGGTGGAAGCTGGCTTCCCAGTAAAGCATTACTGCAGATGACATATTTAGTTAAAGAGgggctataattttttttaaatgtatatatatttttagttataggtagacacaatatctttatttttatatggtactgaggatcgaacccagtgactcacgcaTGGTAGGTgtgcactttacctctgagccacaaccccagcccaagagggAGTATAATTATTATGTTAATAGTTCCTGTGAAATAGATGTGAGTTTGGAGTTATCTTAGAGAATTCTTAAATGATGATTTGGTTCAGCAgtgcttttgtttcctgtctcCTGCATGTAGGGTCAGGTAGGATTTATCCACTCAGCCTAAGTGCTGGTGCAAAGTTGGAATTTTTGAAGATTTTcaatctgggggggggggaatatatatatatatatgtttaaaaagtatatatatttaaaatatatttatttattatgtattattatttatatatatttatatgtttatatttatattatgtttatagtaataattattatttttatatatatttattatatatataacttcTCAAGCTCTAACCACACACAATAGAAccatatagaatatataatacaAGGAATTCATTGTCAGCCTTTTCTCCTTAGCCATATTAGTCTtaaggttttctttgttttgtcattttactTAAAATGGCTAAGTGACTTGTAGATGAAAATTTTCTGCCACTAAAGGCCATCTTGATTATCTTTACCatgattccttttatttcttaggGTGGAATGTGGGTTTATTATTACAGTATGAGTGCTTTTAAGAATGCatgtatgaatgaataaaccCTAATGAATTTCTCCCACATTTCATAATTGGGTGGAATGAGGTTTTTCTATTTTAGGGGTGGTGTCTCCTGGGGGCAATTTTATTCCACTGTGAACATTAGTAatgtctggaaacatttttgattgtgaatattcagaggtgggtAGGTAGTGTCACTGACATCTGATAGGTAGATCCAGAGATGATGCTAAACATCCTATAGTACACAGGACAGCCGCGTAATAGAGACTTTTCTGACCTCAAATGTTAATAGTGCCAAGGTTGAAAAACACTACTTTAGATATagggttcttttctttttttttttaaattttttttcttaattttttttgttttagttgtagatgtacacatacctttcttttatttatttttatgtggtgtaaagtattaaacccagtgcctcacacttgttaggcaagcgctctaccactgagccacaaccccagccctatgtttctttctttcttttttttttttagttgtagatggacacagtatttttatgtagttttgaggattgaacccagtacctcacacacgtgagtcaagtgctctaccactgagccacgatcccagccccTATATGTCTCTTTTTTAACtaataaaattacttttcattTCAGAGTTTTGAATCACCGTGTTCTTCAATGGGACCTGAAAGTATTCAAGATACAGATCAAGAGGTTACTAATATACTTATTTACTTTGACTCTTTTTAATGAAAATCAGTCAGCCATTTCCTATTGTTagtaaaatatctataaaatagaattcTTAATAAAACAGTAACAATAATATCTTCACTTTAATCAATATGTTGGCTTTTATGAAGTcatcaaaaaacatttttgaaaagtatttccATTTACTTGATCACCTTTTTGCCTTTGTTTCTAATAAgctaatttattttgaaaaacagtatAGAGCCTATTGGTCACAAAATCTGAGTTTTGGAATTAATGTTATTAtgctttttcatgtttattgcaaAAATTCAATATGAAATTAatctggttttgcttttttttttttttactcagcaaTCAGATGAAATagttatttattgaaaataaataagagtgcatgaatgttttctctttttacttattGCTTCATTTCCCAGCTATAATCTCCTGATTGACCCTCATAGAATATTGAGGATAATTGTGTATTTTCTGGTCCTGAGTTAAAATTAAGTTCTCAAAAcactttgtatttttctatttaggCTATATTGATAGCTTTTTGTTTGTACAATCAGTTGCATTTTTCCTCCTTGTGAGTAATGCCCCTTGATAGAAGATTTCTTATCTCTGCTCTGCAGCTAAATTGAACTTTCATTTCTTTACACAAGAGTGCATCAGAGAAGCACTTGCTGAAGTGAGGAAGATCTTAAGATCTAGATTTCAATTTTGGATTGTTCATAAACAATACTAGAAATCTTTAGAACTTAACTCATCATCTAGATAATAAGAAACTGTTTCTTAAGATACTTtgaagtgggggctggggatgtggctcaagcggtagcgcgctcgcctagcatgcgtgcggcccgggttcgatcctcagcagcaccacataccaacaaagatgttgtgtccgccaagaactaagaataaataaatgttaaaattctctctctctctctctctgtccctctctctctcactctctctttaaaaaaaaaaaaaaaaaaaaaaagatactttgaaGTGAGAATAAAATGTCTTTTCTGTCCATTTACTAGGCTTTATGCAAGGAGTTTCATgtagcatattttatttaatcttcacaaaaaaTCCTAAAAGgaatcaaatatttaatatttctattttgtagaTGAGTAAACTGAGACACAAAATAGTGAAATAATTCACTTGCCCAAAGCTATAGAGGTAATAAGAGAAGaactattatgtatatatttatgaatctGTTTTTTATCAACTTCCTgcatatttgtataaatttttttctttctacaaactCTCAAGtgatttaaataagaattaattgCTTTCTTATTAATCTGCAGAGTAATATTTCACTGAGGTCTTTTACAATTTAGATGCAGATAGTCGAAGAGCTTCATGCTGCCCGCATGGGGAAAAGTGTGGATTTACCTGTGGTACCACCTTCTGGAGAGTTAATGAGTATGGAAATTGACTTGGTGGAAGATGATGTACATTCCTCTGCTGGTAAACCTATAAGATAATGATTTCCTGTGTTTTCCTAAGAATTAATGTGCTCACTTTTCAGTTTTACAATATTTAGATGAAAAAATGTTAGAACTCGCTCATTCGAATGAAATCTGgtctaatatttttcttatcatttgtttTATGTCTCTTACATTATTAGGCAATTggacttattttttcttccttttttgccAAGAGGCAATAATAAGACTTATGCATTGTTTTCtgggagaagataatgataaagATAGTCCAAAATCTGTTAGTATACTATTTTGAGTTCtctttataaaaatagtaatGCTATCTTACATTCACATTACATTTTTCACTTCAGTAGGTGTTTTTCTGTGCAGAAACTTATCTGATCTCAAAAGGCCCTGTGAAATAACAATGCTAATgttactgtattttctttattttatacatattttgcgTTGCAATTAAGTTTTACTCAGGATATTTAAAATCAGCTTATACTTTCTAAGTGCACAGCTGGACAGGGTGTATAAACGTTATTCCTGCTGGGGCAAATCATTTTATGattgaaaataattctataaataatTTATGATAATCTATTGGGAGATAATTAAGCATCGATTACTACTCTTTCCTTTAAGAATtggagtaaaataaattttattctccttGTCTAAAGGACTTTCTTCTTTATGGAACGCTATTCAAAAACACTCTCCTATGCATTCTCCATGTCTTAGCCCTAAGACTTCCTATGATGTTTGCTTTGCACAGATCTTACCTTCTCTGACCATTTGGATCTAGCcaagttcctcctcctcctgcccctaaCCCTCCTGTAGATTGTCCTTCTACAAACAAGGATTATGTTTCCTGCTCAGGGGAACCTTGATTGATTGGGTAGAAGTTTACATTACATGGCAACCAAGTGATGAACCAGCTTAAGAGTTTAGTCAACTGTGTGGGTCTCTTGCACAATTAAATTTATAAGACACAGAGGGGTTTCAAAGTGAGTTATCTACATTTATTGATACCAAAAGtttagacattattattatcaaGTGTCATGAAATCCTAACTTGGTTCCTTTTCTCTAGCAAATACTGATTCAGACAAAAAGCTTCTAATTGTTATTGACACGAATATTCTGATGAATCATCTCAAATTTGTTAGAATTTTGAAGACAACAGAAATACCAGGtatttcaaaaacatatttatagattttgatttttcttcttgaattagTATTTACTATTAATAGTGATGTGGGCTTTATTCTTACAAACACATCTCCCTTTGGATATGatactaattttttcttttttgtgatgctggggattgaacccagggccttgtgcatgcgaggcaagaactcttaccaactgagctatacttcCAGCCCTGGATATGATACTAATTCTAAGATGATCTAATTGtttattataaaatcatttatattAGGAACTTAGATTATAGGAAGCATATCTGCTAAActcactctttttttctctagttgcatttaaaaaatactctgtGGATCCTTATgtcctcttttaaatttttacattctaTGTATTGTCTCTCTGTTAATTGTGAATTTCTAAGGGGTACTTTAAAACTTTCACTTCTATACCAGTTTGATTTAGTAGGTCAATAAGTGTTTGGATTCTAAGAAATCTGTTTATATTTTAGGCTTTGATGGACTTGTGTTAATAATTCCCTGGGTTGTTGTGCAAGAGCTAGATCGTATGAAGGCAGGGAAACTACTAAAACATGCGCAGCACAAAGCTATACCTGCAGTTCATTTCATCAATGACAGCCTCAGAAATCAGGATGGAACGCTGTGGGGTCAGTCAATACAACTTGCATCTCAAAAACTTTGTAAGTATTGTTGTTTTAGGGTGCTTACTGATAAACATTTGTTAGAGTGCCTACTCATTATTGGAAGGAAATGGTGCAAAATGTTGTTTTACTCAACAGTATGTGAAATGGAAAGGACCATATGGTGGTAGTggcttttttttggtggtactgggaattgaacccaggggattcTTCCATTAACCTAGACTCTTAAccccattaattttttatttggaggacagggtctctctaagttgttaaagcttacctcaaacttgtgattctcctacttcCATCTTATGAGGAGGAGGGATTATAGTTACATATCACCATACTTGActattttacttacttttgaaAAGTACCCAAACaggttttgaaaaatgtttattgaatgtcTGAATATTTCATGGatattcttgaaattttttttttttttttttttttttttaaagaaagagtgagagaggagagagagagagagagaattttttaatatttatttttttttagttcttggcggacacaacatctttgttggtatgtggtgctgaggatcgaacctgggccgcacgcatgccaggcgagcgcgctaccgcttgagccacatccccagcccctattcttgAAATTTTAGCTGTATTTTCCAGAACCATATATCTTAGAAAAAGTGATAGTACAAATAATCTTGGTACCTTTAGATCAAGATACTATTCCCTTTAAATCTCTTTTTTGTTTGCTAAATTGAATTGTTTGAAGGTAACTAATGATTTGAATTGCCCATTTTGCATTATCCATGTTTCTTTGaactgaagaaaggaaaatgggCTGCTATGATTTGTGTCTCTGTGGCTTTCTGATTAAGGCCTGAGTTTTATTTTCCTTGGGCCCATGCCCTGATATAGCTGAGTTCTTTGTAGATTTTACTACCAGGTTGTGAACTCCTAAAGAGTTTATCTTTCAATATCTAGATGCTTAGCATAGGGATCTGGCACAGATTTGGTTCTATGTAAAAATTTATTGCAGAATGAGTGAGTTTTCCAATTTGAATGATCAGAGGTTTAAGTAACATAGGCTAACAATTGAGAGGAAAAAAGGTTGAAAACTGAGAACATGGTTGAGGCTTATTGGTTAGTATATACTGAGTtttagtgtttggagacttgccAAGAGCTTTAATGAATGTCTGGGTCCAAGCTCcaaatagttgtttttttcttttttctttttgtggtgctgggccttatgcatgcaaggcaagcactctaccaatcgAGCTATTTCCCCCGCcccacaacatttttttttatacctttgttttatttattcatttttatgtggtgccaaggattgaacccagtccctcacacatgctaggcatatgctctactactgagtcacaaccacAGACCCTCCAAAGAGTCTTATACAAAAGTAGATCTGAAGTATGTATGGTCCTGCAGTCTGTATTATTAACTAGCTCCTGGGTAATTCTGAGGCAGGTATTATGAGGGCCTTTAAGAAGCTTTATTTTAGGTCATATTCCTACTGTTGCATTATTTTCACAGAAACTGAATTTTTGCTATGTCTTTTAAGACCGGAAGCCTGTGAGTAAGCTGATTAACATTGTTAGAAGTCACTTTTTATGTTCTATCTAgggttcctgttttctttctctgtgtatcTCTAAATGTATTGCTTTAGAGCTTAAGGAAAGTAGATACCAGAAACAGATTCTGTTGCTGATAGAATAGCTGTGCAGAGATATtaaacagataatttttatttaatttttttaaacagataatttTAAACATGATGTAATTATATAGTTAAAATCTGTGTCTGATTTGAGACTAGAATTTATAGCATTTGATTTCTAATCTTTTTTGTTTAGTTACTGATcacatttctttgtatttattcattagGTACATTCTAGTCCATTTTAGTTGTAAACCAATcattttattaagtaaataaCTATATGTcatgtgaatctttttttttttttttaaagagagagagagaattttttaatatttatttattattttttagttttcggcggacacaacatctttctttgtatgtagtgctgaggatcgaacctgggccgcacacatgcgaggcgagcgcgataccgcttgagccatatccccagccctgtcatgtGAATCTTGATCCAGATTTgtcaagacatttttttcttgtctttttatttaaaaagtcttttgtcttttatatatgattttttttttttttttgtactggggattgaacccaggagcactcaaccactgagccacatttccagccctattttgtattttatttagagaccaggtctcactgagttgcttagtagcctcatttttgctgaagttggctttgaacttgtgatccttctgcctcagcctcctgtgccactgggattacaggtatataccaccTTGCCCGACTcttgtatgtttttttaaaaatatttttatttgtagatggacacagtacctctattttattcatttatttttatgtgatattgaggtgctaggcaagagctctaccactgagctacaaccccagccatcaATTGTCTttcatatacatttaaaaaaataaacttaattttttagagcacttttaggttcacagcaaaattaagCAGAAGGTACAGATATTTGCCATATGCCCCCTACTCCCACATATGCACAGCCTCCTTTATTCTGTATCCCCCACCAGAACAGTACATTTATTGCAACTGTGAATCTATATTGACACAGCATTATCACCGAGATTCTGGAGTTCACATTAGGTTCATTCTTGGTGGTGTATGGGTTTTGAGAAATGTATAATTACATGTATCCACTATTACAGCAGCATGCAGAGTGTTTTCATTGCTGTaaaacttttagatttttttgatTTGTAAATACAGCCTAATTATTCATGTGATGGCCAGATTTCTAATGTGCTTATTGACAACTGCCTTTGTTAAATTTGCAGATGGACTGAGTGATGAGAACAATGATGATAGGGTATTAAAATGCTGTCTTCAGTACCAGGATTTATTCCCCTGTTCTCTTGTCATTCTGTGCACGTGAGTttcataattttacattttaaataaaacttatgctaaagaatttttaaaatcatattataatATCTATCAAatcaagaataaagaaaacaaccATAATTTTCTGAATCTACCACTAAGCATACTCAGTTATATCTGAAAATGTGTTAGCTCTATAGTAATGAAGTCTTAATTGGATgaagtttgatttcattttaatttatgtacTATTCAGAAAATGTTTGGAAAACAAGGAAAAAGTCAATATTAAGATCTGCCAGAACTTTTTAGTTGTGAGAGACAAGGAGGTTAGTTTCTTACGTATTTATGGGAAAGGAGGTAGTTTATGTTGCAATTTGGTTCTCGGTGCCTAGTATGGAGTTAAGACTGGATGGGTTGGAGTCCTGGGTCTGTCACTGGATGGCTTTGTGACCTTGAACAATTTACCCAATATAGTTTC is a window encoding:
- the Swt1 gene encoding transcriptional protein SWT1 isoform X8 gives rise to the protein MSNKESYGKEEKSQRKGTTLLPIFDEEDKKKKNTSASSTSSVYSVKSVTSESRKLKSDHTDILYYNTKRRQELKRSNVDVDTDTPKKRLKTSSSSQGPAKVQETSYSNDNQIILQIPSSKGIKDIKVKNIKLTNVRSKLGHEMKNLNSHKIAKDEKSKVEGQAKEKKWPHLLAQREKMKELNKKFRENSEKPVLEKCQKNPFSQDCNSNRIIKEPFESRRKISFKIPRKSCNTLQRLVEENVFNFESNKSKTKQEGKGGLGTSGVSLNLARHKTEHLFSDSSCKHEWKGKHHHQRQESKDSVSKELFTQSFESPCSSMGPESIQDTDQEMQIVEELHAARMGKSVDLPVVPPSGELMSMEIDLVEDDVHSSAANTDSDKKLLIVIDTNILMNHLKFVRILKTTEIPGFDGLVLIIPWVVVQELDRMKAGKLLKHAQHKAIPAVHFINDSLRNQDGTLWGQSIQLASQKLYGLSDENNDDRVLKCCLQYQDLFPCSLVILCTDDRNLRNKGLISGVKSLSKEELSGDLCNLSLNTDACHQPCVSKQRLKAEATPVEERSDEKSENSGLSIRLERIISDLEKSLGTALSSILETEMKIAFGNLWMEMLYLKPPWTLIHLLQCFKKHWLAVFGLVMKKNLLLTVESLYENLCRANKAVDFTTVKFLLQDSKSLLQAFSTRSNYDGILPQAFAEVNKLLQTCTEFLADTTSLFICGAEDRTRAARMPGERATA